Proteins encoded within one genomic window of Trueperaceae bacterium:
- a CDS encoding helix-turn-helix domain-containing protein, with the protein MSVEVKPCPVHAAIDLLQTKWTLHLIRCLLDGPAGFNELSRAAGGCNPTTLAQRLEHLCRLGLVEKTVISTMPPKTSYALTNEGARLEQVIGAIEGWAREFDEPLVAAATTP; encoded by the coding sequence ATGTCAGTCGAAGTTAAACCCTGTCCGGTGCACGCCGCGATCGACCTCCTGCAGACCAAATGGACGCTTCATCTCATCCGTTGTCTGCTCGATGGCCCGGCAGGGTTCAACGAGCTCAGCCGGGCGGCGGGGGGCTGCAATCCCACGACGTTGGCGCAGCGCCTCGAGCACCTCTGCCGGCTGGGTCTCGTCGAGAAGACCGTCATCTCCACGATGCCACCGAAGACCAGTTACGCCCTGACTAACGAGGGCGCGAGGCTGGAGCAGGTCATCGGCGCGATCGAGGGCTGGGCTCGCGAATTCGACGAGCCGCTCGTCGCGGCGGCAACCACGCCCTGA
- a CDS encoding malate dehydrogenase: protein MKQPVRVAVTGAAGQIGYALHFRIAAGDMLGKDQPVILQLLEITPAMKALEGVVMELNDAAFPLLHGVETSDDANVAFRGAQLALLVGSRPRGPGMERKDLLEANGKIFTVQGRALNDHAARDVKVLVVGNPANTNALIAMSSAPSLAPEQFSAMTRLDHNRAKSQLAGKTGARVADIRKMVIWGNHSSTQVPDLDFATVDGRPAAELVPREWVTEEFIPRVQKRGAEIIEARGASSAASAAAAAIDHVRDWVHGTADDDWVSMAVPSQGQYGISKGVIYSFPVTVRNGRAEVVEGLEPSDDVRERMKRTEAELLEEREAVADLL, encoded by the coding sequence ATGAAACAACCCGTTCGCGTGGCGGTCACCGGTGCCGCAGGCCAGATAGGCTACGCCCTCCACTTCCGGATCGCCGCTGGCGACATGCTCGGCAAGGACCAGCCCGTCATCCTCCAACTCCTCGAGATAACTCCAGCCATGAAAGCCCTCGAAGGAGTCGTGATGGAGTTGAACGATGCTGCTTTCCCTCTCCTCCACGGTGTCGAGACGAGTGATGACGCCAATGTCGCCTTCCGTGGCGCGCAGCTGGCGCTGCTGGTGGGCTCGCGGCCGCGTGGTCCGGGGATGGAGCGGAAGGACCTGCTGGAAGCTAACGGCAAGATATTCACGGTGCAAGGGCGTGCACTCAACGACCACGCGGCCCGGGACGTGAAGGTACTCGTGGTGGGGAACCCAGCGAATACCAATGCCCTCATTGCCATGAGCAGCGCACCCTCACTCGCACCGGAACAGTTCTCGGCGATGACGCGGCTCGACCACAACCGTGCCAAGAGCCAACTCGCTGGTAAGACCGGCGCCAGAGTGGCCGACATAAGGAAGATGGTCATCTGGGGGAATCACTCGAGCACCCAGGTACCCGACCTCGACTTCGCCACGGTGGACGGCAGGCCGGCTGCGGAGCTCGTCCCGCGCGAGTGGGTGACCGAAGAGTTCATCCCCCGGGTGCAGAAGCGGGGGGCGGAGATAATCGAAGCTCGCGGAGCGTCGAGCGCCGCCTCCGCCGCTGCCGCCGCCATCGATCACGTACGTGACTGGGTACACGGAACCGCCGACGACGATTGGGTCAGCATGGCCGTACCGAGCCAGGGTCAGTACGGTATCAGCAAGGGCGTCATCTACTCGTTCCCCGTGACGGTCCGGAACGGCCGCGCCGAGGTCGTCGAAGGCCTGGAACCTTCGGATGACGTGCGTGAGCGCATGAAGCGCACCGAGGCGGAGCTCCTGGAGGAGAGGGAGGCCGTGGCCGACCTCCTCTAG
- a CDS encoding ParB/RepB/Spo0J family partition protein: protein MSAKPRGLGRGLDALLPKAERAPQTLPLDQIRPAPGQPRKVFDPAAIAELSASIAEKGVLQPLLVRPVEGGYEIVAGERRYRAAKEAGLEAVPVVVRELDDQAALEIAIVENLQREDLNPVEEARAFQQLLEFGASQEDVGRAVGKSRSAIANSLRLLSLPPQALAALESGKISAGHARAILAQPEADRAWALQTIIEKQLTVRQAEALRRPSGKRPRDVSDGRYRSLEEELARHAGTRVRVTGGKRGKIELHFHSEDELQRLLELLGYEA, encoded by the coding sequence GTGTCAGCCAAACCTAGAGGATTGGGCCGGGGTCTGGACGCGCTCCTCCCCAAGGCGGAAAGGGCGCCGCAGACCCTTCCGCTCGACCAGATCAGGCCCGCGCCAGGGCAGCCCCGCAAGGTGTTCGATCCGGCCGCGATCGCCGAGTTGTCAGCGTCGATCGCCGAGAAGGGCGTTCTCCAGCCGCTGCTCGTTAGGCCGGTCGAGGGCGGCTACGAGATCGTGGCGGGGGAGAGGCGCTACCGGGCTGCAAAAGAGGCCGGACTCGAGGCGGTGCCGGTCGTGGTCCGGGAGTTGGACGACCAGGCAGCGCTGGAGATCGCAATCGTCGAGAACCTGCAGCGAGAGGACCTGAATCCGGTGGAGGAGGCGCGGGCGTTCCAGCAGCTGCTGGAGTTCGGCGCCAGCCAGGAGGATGTGGGCCGCGCCGTTGGGAAGAGCCGCAGCGCTATAGCCAACTCACTTCGGCTCCTTTCGCTGCCGCCGCAGGCTCTTGCCGCCTTGGAGTCAGGGAAGATAAGCGCAGGTCACGCGCGTGCGATCCTCGCCCAACCCGAAGCCGATCGGGCGTGGGCGCTGCAGACCATCATCGAGAAGCAGCTGACGGTTCGGCAGGCCGAAGCGCTCAGGAGGCCTTCTGGGAAGCGGCCGCGCGACGTTTCCGACGGCCGGTATCGCTCATTGGAGGAGGAGCTCGCGCGCCATGCCGGCACACGGGTTCGCGTCACAGGGGGCAAGAGGGGCAAGATAGAACTGCACTTCCACTCGGAGGACGAACTGCAGCGGTTGTTGGAACTGCTCGGTTACGAGGCGTAG
- a CDS encoding ParA family protein: MPTIGVINQKGGVGKTTTAVNLASALAARRRILLVDLDPQANASSGLGITAPERTIYDVLVGRVPARQAVLHYGDQGLYVIPASADLAGAAVEFDASTENMQLLARTLIGVRPNYDFIIVDAPPSMGALTLNSLAAADLLIVPLQTEYYALEGIAGMLDTVSRVQSGLNRDLTILGILLTMFDTRTKLSQQVEDNVRAHLGPQVFETVIPRSIRLAEAPSYGQPIFDYAPGSTGAEAYLQLAEEVLRRVSQT; this comes from the coding sequence TTGCCCACCATCGGGGTGATCAACCAGAAAGGGGGCGTCGGAAAGACCACTACAGCTGTAAATCTCGCCAGTGCCCTGGCTGCGCGGCGGCGTATCCTCCTGGTAGATCTGGATCCGCAGGCCAACGCTAGTTCGGGTCTCGGCATAACCGCTCCGGAGAGGACGATCTACGACGTCCTGGTGGGGCGGGTGCCGGCCCGGCAGGCGGTACTTCACTACGGAGACCAAGGCCTATATGTGATCCCCGCCTCCGCCGACCTGGCCGGTGCTGCGGTCGAATTCGACGCCTCGACCGAGAACATGCAGTTGCTGGCGAGAACGCTTATAGGGGTCAGGCCCAATTACGACTTCATAATCGTCGATGCCCCGCCGTCGATGGGTGCGCTGACACTCAACTCGCTCGCTGCTGCCGATTTGCTCATCGTTCCGCTTCAGACCGAGTACTACGCGTTGGAAGGCATCGCCGGGATGCTCGATACCGTGAGTCGCGTGCAAAGCGGTCTCAACCGTGATCTGACGATCCTGGGGATCCTGCTGACGATGTTCGATACCCGTACCAAGCTCTCCCAACAGGTCGAGGACAACGTGCGAGCACATCTGGGCCCTCAGGTTTTCGAGACCGTAATCCCCCGCAGTATCCGCTTGGCCGAAGCCCCGTCGTACGGCCAGCCGATCTTCGATTACGCTCCAGGCTCGACCGGGGCCGAGGCCTATCTTCAGCTTGCCGAGGAGGTTCTGCGCCGTGTCAGCCAAACCTAG
- a CDS encoding RsmG family class I SAM-dependent methyltransferase, producing the protein MKQSLAESLERYVGLIRKYHRSLDLMSEAAVTDIDKMVAEALRYGDLVESLSPAPCQVIDLGSGVGLPGIPMALRLPRHQLTLVERRRRRAAFLRIAVSQLGMENVSVQQGDVLEMSSPCAEVIVAQAVGTLKEVFVSTRHLHGEKVWLVSRKGGGWREEVSEVEAQTGSAVDECREEPLSTHGTLVAVLVSGGSACPPSG; encoded by the coding sequence GTGAAACAGTCGCTGGCTGAATCACTCGAAAGATACGTAGGGCTGATCAGGAAGTACCACCGTTCTCTCGACCTGATGTCCGAGGCGGCTGTCACGGATATAGACAAGATGGTAGCGGAGGCGTTGCGCTACGGCGATCTCGTCGAGTCGCTCTCCCCCGCGCCCTGCCAAGTTATCGACCTCGGTTCCGGAGTCGGTCTACCCGGCATTCCGATGGCGCTCAGGCTGCCGCGACATCAGTTAACGCTGGTCGAGCGCCGCCGCCGGAGGGCGGCGTTCCTCCGCATCGCCGTTTCACAACTCGGCATGGAGAACGTATCAGTTCAGCAGGGGGATGTCCTGGAGATGTCGTCGCCCTGTGCAGAGGTGATCGTCGCGCAAGCGGTGGGCACGCTGAAAGAAGTGTTCGTCTCGACTCGGCACTTGCACGGTGAGAAGGTTTGGCTCGTGAGCCGCAAGGGCGGGGGGTGGAGGGAGGAGGTGAGCGAAGTCGAAGCCCAGACTGGCTCAGCTGTGGACGAGTGCCGTGAGGAGCCGCTCTCGACGCATGGTACGCTGGTCGCAGTTCTGGTGTCTGGAGGTTCCGCTTGCCCACCATCGGGGTGA
- the mnmG gene encoding tRNA uridine-5-carboxymethylaminomethyl(34) synthesis enzyme MnmG yields MSSSRFDAIVVGGGHAGIEAAHAVARLGGSAALVLPNPDRIGLMPCNPAIGGPGKSQLVFEIEALGGVMGRLADATAIHARTLNGSKGPAVQSLRVQNERDGYAAAARELIESTIGIEIVRGEVAALLVDGGEVAGCALTDGRELDAPSVVLCTGTFLAGVVWYGKMRREAGRQGEAPARHLSKSLRATGHDLLRFKTGTPPRIRADSVDFEVLQVVPPDDPANSFTGNPGPRATESPTWLTHTTRETHRLIEENLAESPMYSGDIAGTGPRYCPSIEDKVVRFADKDRHLLFVEPDGVETSEVYLQGFSSSLPPVLQDDMIRTLPGFEKAVIQRYAYAVEYDALDPTQLDVTLMSKRLPGLFSAGQINGTSGYEEAAAQGLIAGVNAARRARGLGAVTVRRDEGYIGVLLDDLVRWGIDEPYRMLTSRNEYRLLHRQDNATERLLPRGHEWGLVGDDRLAASQRSQSRVMHEVERLGTVRVGGESGAKLLSRPGMGYRDVVAKVGEPEGPLSRKEEERVEILVKYAAYIERSRRELEKRQEYEALELTGIDYGSVQSLSNEGRDVLRRSRPATLGAAQRLRGVRDSDVTALLVHVKRKSVSRETVAG; encoded by the coding sequence GTGAGCAGTTCGCGATTCGACGCGATCGTGGTTGGCGGAGGTCACGCCGGGATAGAGGCAGCACACGCTGTTGCCCGGCTCGGTGGGTCTGCCGCTCTCGTGCTGCCCAACCCCGATCGCATCGGCCTGATGCCGTGCAATCCCGCGATCGGCGGTCCCGGGAAGTCGCAACTCGTCTTCGAGATCGAAGCGTTGGGCGGCGTCATGGGTCGGCTCGCCGACGCCACCGCGATCCACGCCCGAACGCTCAACGGGAGCAAAGGCCCAGCTGTGCAATCTCTGCGAGTTCAGAACGAACGCGACGGATATGCAGCGGCCGCGAGGGAACTGATCGAGTCGACGATCGGTATCGAGATCGTCCGCGGTGAGGTCGCGGCGCTCCTGGTAGATGGGGGTGAGGTTGCCGGGTGCGCTCTTACGGACGGCCGTGAACTCGACGCACCCAGCGTCGTGCTGTGCACTGGAACCTTCCTGGCGGGTGTCGTCTGGTACGGCAAGATGAGGAGGGAGGCGGGACGGCAGGGCGAGGCGCCGGCACGCCACCTGTCGAAGAGCCTTAGGGCGACGGGGCACGACCTGTTGCGCTTCAAGACGGGCACCCCGCCGCGGATCCGCGCTGACTCGGTCGACTTCGAGGTGCTGCAAGTAGTTCCGCCCGACGATCCGGCAAACTCCTTCACCGGCAACCCCGGCCCCCGGGCGACCGAGAGTCCGACCTGGCTGACGCACACGACCAGGGAGACTCATCGTCTCATAGAGGAGAACCTCGCCGAGTCGCCGATGTACAGCGGTGACATCGCGGGGACCGGCCCCAGGTACTGTCCATCCATCGAGGACAAGGTAGTGCGCTTCGCCGACAAGGATCGGCATCTGCTGTTCGTCGAGCCGGATGGGGTGGAAACCAGCGAAGTATATCTGCAGGGCTTCTCGAGCTCTCTTCCTCCTGTCTTGCAGGACGACATGATCCGTACGCTGCCCGGCTTCGAGAAGGCCGTCATCCAGCGCTACGCCTACGCCGTTGAATACGACGCGCTCGATCCGACACAGCTCGACGTCACGCTCATGTCGAAGCGCTTACCCGGTTTGTTCAGTGCCGGCCAGATCAACGGCACCAGCGGTTACGAGGAGGCGGCGGCGCAGGGTTTGATCGCAGGGGTCAACGCTGCCCGCCGTGCTCGTGGACTGGGCGCCGTGACCGTTCGGCGGGACGAGGGCTACATCGGGGTCCTGCTCGACGATCTGGTGCGCTGGGGAATAGACGAGCCCTACAGGATGCTTACCTCGCGCAACGAGTACCGTCTGTTGCATCGGCAGGACAACGCCACTGAGAGACTTCTCCCGCGCGGGCACGAATGGGGCCTGGTCGGTGACGACAGGTTGGCCGCTAGTCAGCGGAGCCAGTCGCGAGTGATGCATGAGGTCGAGCGGCTGGGGACGGTTCGGGTCGGCGGTGAGTCTGGAGCCAAGCTTCTCTCGCGCCCCGGTATGGGCTACCGAGATGTGGTGGCGAAGGTCGGGGAGCCGGAAGGTCCTCTGTCCCGCAAGGAGGAGGAGCGCGTCGAGATCCTGGTGAAGTATGCGGCCTACATAGAGCGCAGTCGTCGGGAGCTGGAGAAGCGTCAGGAGTACGAGGCCTTGGAGCTGACAGGGATCGACTATGGCAGCGTGCAGAGCCTGTCAAACGAGGGACGGGACGTGCTTCGGCGAAGCCGACCCGCTACGCTAGGTGCCGCTCAGCGTCTTCGGGGCGTCCGTGACAGCGATGTCACCGCCCTGCTGGTACACGTGAAGCGGAAGAGTGTTTCACGTGAAACAGTCGCTGGCTGA
- the dnaA gene encoding chromosomal replication initiator protein DnaA: protein MSRETAIWEDILDFVQDQIPDVEFRTWFKQVKPLGIEEGTFMIGVPHSFARDWLKNHYGGVLEQALKDLGASSPRVGFQVVPFQTNEQQNLFAGDGGTDKSSNGEEAKRAKAPKPVLNPKYVFSNFVVGPNNNLAHAAALAVAEAPGRAYNPLFLYGQAGLGKTHLMHAVGHSVADRFADLQVEYVTTETFTNDLISAIREDRMTQFRERYRSIDLLLVDDVQFIAGKERTQEEFFHTFNALYESGKQIILSSDRPPKDIPTLENRLRSRFEWGLITDIQPPELETRIAILNMNAEYRGVKLPNEVIDFIARQVTSNIRELEGALVRVIVYASMNNTALDRQTAAHALSDVFTQGDMSVTMDDVLRATARQFEVEAADIKSKGRRQELVLPRQVAMYLIRELTSHSYPEIGQFFSGRDHSTVMYAVQKVTDRLEGDGGLNARIRSIRDEIG from the coding sequence GTGAGTCGAGAAACAGCCATCTGGGAAGATATCCTGGACTTCGTGCAGGATCAGATTCCGGACGTCGAGTTCCGGACCTGGTTCAAGCAGGTGAAGCCGCTGGGGATAGAGGAGGGCACCTTCATGATAGGCGTGCCCCACTCCTTCGCCAGGGACTGGCTCAAGAACCACTACGGCGGCGTCCTGGAGCAGGCCCTCAAGGACCTCGGCGCCAGCTCTCCACGCGTGGGCTTCCAGGTAGTCCCGTTCCAGACGAACGAACAGCAGAACCTCTTCGCCGGCGACGGCGGAACCGACAAGAGTTCGAACGGGGAAGAGGCGAAGCGGGCCAAGGCACCCAAACCGGTTCTGAATCCGAAGTACGTCTTCAGCAACTTCGTGGTGGGTCCCAACAACAACCTGGCCCACGCGGCGGCACTGGCGGTTGCCGAAGCACCTGGTCGCGCCTACAACCCGCTCTTCCTCTACGGCCAGGCCGGGTTGGGGAAGACTCACCTGATGCACGCGGTCGGCCATTCGGTTGCCGACCGGTTCGCGGATCTCCAGGTCGAGTACGTGACCACCGAGACGTTCACCAACGACCTGATAAGCGCCATCCGCGAGGATCGGATGACGCAGTTCCGTGAGCGCTACCGTTCGATCGACCTGCTGCTCGTGGACGACGTGCAGTTCATCGCCGGCAAGGAGCGTACCCAGGAGGAGTTCTTCCACACTTTCAACGCCCTCTACGAATCAGGCAAGCAGATCATCCTCTCCTCCGACCGTCCGCCCAAAGACATACCCACTCTCGAGAACCGGCTCCGAAGCCGTTTCGAGTGGGGTCTCATCACCGACATACAGCCGCCGGAGCTGGAAACGCGCATCGCCATCCTCAACATGAACGCGGAGTATCGCGGCGTGAAGCTGCCGAACGAGGTAATCGACTTCATCGCTCGTCAGGTGACCTCGAACATCCGCGAGTTGGAGGGCGCGCTCGTCCGGGTGATCGTGTACGCCAGCATGAACAATACTGCTCTCGATCGGCAGACTGCGGCCCACGCACTATCCGACGTCTTCACTCAAGGCGACATGAGTGTGACGATGGACGACGTGCTCAGGGCGACGGCCCGACAGTTCGAGGTGGAGGCAGCCGACATCAAGTCGAAGGGAAGGCGTCAGGAGCTGGTGCTTCCTCGCCAGGTAGCCATGTACCTGATCCGTGAGCTCACCAGCCACTCCTACCCCGAGATCGGCCAGTTCTTCTCGGGTCGCGACCATTCGACCGTCATGTACGCGGTACAGAAGGTCACCGACCGCCTCGAGGGCGACGGGGGGTTGAACGCGCGGATCAGGTCGATCCGCGACGAAATCGGTTGA
- the dnaN gene encoding DNA polymerase III subunit beta — MKVHVSKNHLADVLGHVERIVPARSSNPGLSLVKLELAEDSLIFSGSNMDMDIETRVTADVTGEGAVAVPAQVFGQVVRALPGDQVELSLDEKEMEIVSGPYSTKLQLVDASQAPVINFTDDFGGELDGADLVTALSNVRYAAATADYQAIFRGVKLELADNHTRAVASDGFRLAYYHLDSSSGLDANLVLPARSVEELVRILDDGAARLAVGEGQLMIATPSTRLNVKLMEGSFPDYERVIPSSFPVSVTTNAKALSEAVSRVALMADRTTNNRVDMFVKDGTMQITAEGAFGRAQEAVTVNQEGSDPEIAVAFNAKYLVDAVSPLTGQVSISLSRETAPSVMVNPEKPGYLAMVVPLRTG, encoded by the coding sequence ATGAAGGTCCACGTATCTAAGAATCATCTGGCCGACGTATTGGGACACGTGGAGCGGATCGTGCCGGCACGCTCGTCCAACCCTGGCCTCAGCCTGGTAAAGCTGGAGCTCGCGGAAGACTCGCTCATATTCAGCGGCTCGAACATGGACATGGACATCGAGACGCGCGTCACGGCAGATGTGACCGGGGAGGGTGCCGTCGCGGTACCGGCCCAGGTCTTCGGCCAGGTCGTTCGAGCGCTGCCGGGGGACCAGGTCGAGCTGAGCCTCGACGAGAAGGAGATGGAGATCGTCTCCGGGCCCTACTCGACGAAGCTTCAGCTGGTAGACGCCTCGCAGGCGCCGGTCATAAACTTCACCGATGACTTCGGTGGGGAGCTGGATGGCGCCGACCTCGTCACGGCGCTCTCGAACGTCCGTTATGCCGCTGCGACCGCCGACTACCAGGCGATCTTCCGGGGAGTCAAGCTGGAGTTGGCCGACAACCATACCAGGGCCGTGGCGAGCGATGGATTCCGCTTAGCCTACTACCACCTCGACAGCTCCAGCGGACTCGATGCCAACCTCGTCCTGCCCGCCCGTAGCGTCGAGGAGCTGGTGAGAATTCTCGATGACGGAGCCGCGCGCCTGGCGGTAGGCGAAGGACAGCTGATGATTGCCACGCCCTCCACTCGCCTGAACGTGAAGCTGATGGAGGGTAGTTTTCCCGACTACGAGCGAGTGATCCCCTCCTCCTTCCCGGTGAGCGTCACTACGAACGCCAAAGCGTTGAGTGAAGCTGTATCGCGGGTGGCGCTCATGGCAGACCGCACGACCAACAATCGTGTGGACATGTTCGTCAAGGACGGCACCATGCAGATCACGGCCGAGGGCGCCTTCGGACGCGCCCAGGAAGCTGTGACCGTCAACCAGGAGGGGAGCGATCCCGAGATCGCCGTGGCGTTCAACGCCAAGTACCTGGTGGATGCGGTCTCGCCGCTCACCGGCCAGGTCAGCATCTCACTCTCGCGCGAGACGGCCCCGAGCGTGATGGTGAACCCGGAGAAGCCAGGCTACCTGGCGATGGTGGTACCTCTCCGTACAGGCTAG
- the eno gene encoding phosphopyruvate hydratase, with product MTRIEDIRALELLDSRGNPTVGATVRLESGAEGTALVPSGASTGAHEAVELRDGGSRYLGKGVSKAVSNVNETIAAELIGMDAFDQIALDRAMLALDGTPNKARLGANAILAVSLAAARAVAATLDVPLYRYLGGPAARVLPVPMMNVINGGKHADNRVDMQEFMLAPLGFDSFREALRAGVETFHNLKKVLSARGYDTNVGDEGGFAPDLASNEEAVEVILEAIEKAGYEPGAQIAVGLDPASTEFFDGSNYRLAAEDRTLSSSEMIGYWGEWVERYPIVSIEDGLAEDDWSGWAELTRTLGDRTQLVGDDLFVTNVERLGRGIAEGVGNAILVKVNQIGTLTEALEAIELAKASGYRAMISHRSGETEDDFIADLAVAVNAGQIKTGSASRSDRLAKYNRLLAIENELGDAALYLGGKAFRG from the coding sequence ATGACTCGCATCGAAGACATCCGTGCCCTCGAACTGCTCGACTCCCGGGGAAATCCGACGGTTGGCGCCACCGTTCGCCTGGAGAGTGGCGCCGAAGGCACGGCGCTAGTTCCTTCGGGAGCCTCCACAGGAGCCCATGAGGCGGTCGAACTGCGCGATGGCGGCAGCCGCTACCTGGGCAAGGGGGTGAGCAAGGCGGTAAGCAACGTCAATGAGACGATAGCGGCGGAACTGATCGGCATGGACGCCTTCGACCAGATCGCCCTGGATCGAGCGATGCTCGCCCTGGACGGCACCCCTAACAAGGCGCGGCTCGGCGCCAACGCGATCCTTGCGGTGTCGCTTGCGGCGGCCAGGGCTGTTGCCGCCACACTCGACGTGCCGCTGTACCGATACCTGGGCGGCCCGGCTGCCCGGGTGTTGCCGGTCCCCATGATGAACGTGATCAACGGTGGCAAGCACGCGGACAACCGGGTGGACATGCAGGAGTTCATGCTCGCCCCGCTAGGTTTCGACAGCTTCCGCGAGGCGCTGCGGGCCGGGGTCGAGACGTTCCACAACCTCAAGAAGGTGCTCTCGGCCCGGGGCTACGACACCAACGTTGGGGATGAGGGCGGTTTCGCTCCCGATCTGGCAAGCAACGAGGAAGCGGTCGAAGTGATCCTCGAGGCGATCGAGAAGGCCGGTTACGAGCCCGGCGCCCAGATAGCCGTCGGGCTCGATCCCGCATCTACCGAGTTCTTCGACGGCAGCAACTACCGTCTTGCGGCCGAGGACAGGACCCTGAGCAGCAGTGAGATGATCGGCTACTGGGGTGAATGGGTGGAGCGGTATCCGATAGTCTCGATCGAGGACGGCTTGGCCGAGGACGATTGGAGCGGCTGGGCCGAGCTCACCAGAACCCTCGGCGACCGCACCCAGCTGGTGGGCGATGACCTGTTCGTGACCAATGTCGAGCGCCTCGGACGGGGGATAGCGGAAGGGGTAGGCAACGCCATCCTCGTCAAGGTGAACCAGATCGGAACACTGACCGAGGCGTTGGAGGCGATCGAGTTGGCGAAGGCCAGCGGGTACCGGGCGATGATCAGTCACCGCTCGGGGGAGACCGAGGACGACTTCATCGCCGATCTCGCGGTCGCGGTCAATGCCGGTCAGATAAAGACCGGTTCCGCCAGCCGCAGCGACAGGCTCGCGAAGTACAACAGGCTCCTGGCCATCGAGAACGAGCTCGGTGACGCGGCCCTCTACCTGGGCGGGAAGGCGTTCCGAGGGTGA